From one Pontibacillus sp. HMF3514 genomic stretch:
- a CDS encoding tyrosine-type recombinase/integrase has product MQDVNNFLLEKADGSLSTSEKYGYVIAAYLRFLKELEVHYTEVDREVSKLYIRKLLLWSPSNSSVLSSKETQKSFSALKTIVYSLANFYDYLITANKTSINPFYVPSKGRKNNAEAFLNGIVSNRDSEKTILSRNLTYKETRHWLKWYTTAEIEMICSTFNRYRDKVIFLISIETGMRIGEILGLRLSSFDYNKQLLIIKDTENTENDTGAKTGGRIVPISPLLSSVILFYLESERIEVASHDESNEHYLFLTHQGPTKGKAMGTRNYLRILKSAGKRAGFEESEMRTHSGRSTTIQRLLELIDEGVPGVSIKFMEEVLGLQERSFKHYKKSLKARYKSKTKEVLDSRTPLQSLKSLQPQKQIEE; this is encoded by the coding sequence ATGCAAGATGTTAATAATTTTTTATTAGAGAAAGCAGATGGTTCTCTTTCTACATCAGAGAAATACGGTTATGTGATAGCAGCATACCTTCGTTTTTTAAAAGAACTGGAAGTGCATTACACGGAGGTGGACAGAGAAGTTTCGAAACTGTATATTAGAAAGCTCCTTCTTTGGTCCCCATCAAACAGTAGTGTTTTAAGTTCTAAAGAAACGCAAAAATCTTTTTCAGCATTAAAGACTATAGTATATTCTTTAGCAAATTTCTATGATTATTTAATTACAGCAAATAAAACTTCCATAAATCCTTTTTACGTTCCTAGTAAGGGAAGGAAGAATAACGCTGAAGCATTCTTAAATGGTATAGTCAGTAATAGAGATTCAGAAAAAACTATACTTTCCAGAAACCTTACATACAAAGAGACTAGACATTGGTTAAAATGGTACACTACAGCTGAAATAGAAATGATTTGTTCCACTTTTAATAGATACAGGGATAAAGTGATTTTCTTAATTTCCATTGAAACAGGAATGCGGATAGGTGAAATTCTCGGGCTACGACTATCATCATTTGATTATAACAAGCAGCTTTTAATTATAAAAGACACCGAGAACACAGAAAATGATACAGGAGCCAAAACAGGTGGGCGAATAGTTCCAATTAGCCCACTTCTGTCTTCAGTTATTTTATTTTACCTTGAATCTGAACGTATTGAGGTTGCATCCCATGATGAATCTAATGAACATTATCTCTTTTTAACACATCAAGGCCCAACAAAAGGAAAGGCAATGGGTACCAGGAATTACTTGCGTATATTGAAAAGTGCTGGTAAAAGGGCAGGTTTTGAAGAAAGTGAAATGCGTACACATAGTGGTAGGAGCACGACGATCCAAAGATTACTTGAATTAATTGATGAAGGCGTTCCTGGAGTAAGTATAAAGTTTATGGAGGAGGTCCTCGGGCTACAAGAGCGCTCTTTTAAACACTATAAAAAGTCGCTCAAAGCTAGATATAAATCCAAAACTAAAGAAGTATTGGACAGCCGTACTCCTTTGCAATCGTTAAAGTCTTTGCAACCACAAAAGCAAATTGAAGAGTAA
- a CDS encoding GyrI-like domain-containing protein: MKRNDYKIVTIPEYRVIGMKWEGPYSEVQHLKEVIATVSDRLKELEYAVNPKLQLGLSYHLRKDGFVHYSGYEVTDDQVIPNGMIEFQVPEMTYLIAEHEKGQNIGQSYEDIYQWIQENGYVPFQEKEVEYYDKLPIKHEGYPVDRELEDPHFDILVPVLKE, encoded by the coding sequence ATGAAGAGAAACGATTACAAGATTGTAACAATACCAGAATACAGAGTGATTGGGATGAAGTGGGAGGGACCTTACTCGGAGGTTCAACATTTGAAGGAAGTTATAGCTACTGTGAGTGATCGTTTGAAAGAGTTAGAATATGCTGTTAATCCAAAACTTCAATTAGGCTTGTCTTATCATCTACGAAAAGATGGATTTGTCCATTATTCAGGATATGAAGTCACTGACGATCAAGTTATTCCTAACGGTATGATCGAATTCCAAGTTCCAGAGATGACTTACTTAATCGCGGAACATGAAAAGGGGCAGAATATTGGTCAGTCCTATGAAGATATATATCAATGGATTCAAGAGAACGGGTATGTTCCTTTTCAAGAGAAAGAGGTAGAGTACTATGATAAGTTACCGATCAAACATGAAGGCTATCCAGTTGATCGGGAGTTAGAAGACCCTCATTTTGATATATTGGTTCCTGTATTAAAAGAATAA
- a CDS encoding aspartate aminotransferase family protein, which yields MENLTLENAYTKLKERTPKSQAFIEESKEIIPGGVTANIKFFDPYPIVMESGKGAYLTDLDGNQYIDYLLSYGALMLGHGHPSISKAIHNQLEEDGTALFGTPHQLELQMGKKIQQYYPTMEMLRYTNSGTEATLLAIRMAYAFTGKYKIAKIEGHYHGGYNNVLLSVNPPVAEAGPEHEPKGIFESKGIEPEQAENTIVLPFNNLDACAEILKKNKDEIAAVMLEPVQSGFIPAEQSFMEGLRKITEELGILLIFDEVKTGFRMGIGGAQSVYGIKPDITTLGKVIGGGFPVGIIGGKKEIMMVSAPIAESDVFDSSTSTKSSAKDVLFHSGTYNGHPTILSAGLAVLNVLEQEMDQVMSNTEKLKNGISELFASKGIAMQTLGLGSIFNIIITEKDHVRNYRDLQESNFSLRKKIDFHLLNEGVYTKPLNRYSMSTAHGDKEINDTLEAFDRVLSNKI from the coding sequence ATGGAAAATCTAACATTGGAAAATGCTTATACAAAACTGAAAGAAAGAACACCTAAGTCACAAGCTTTTATTGAGGAGTCAAAGGAAATTATCCCTGGAGGAGTGACAGCTAATATAAAATTTTTCGACCCTTATCCCATAGTCATGGAAAGTGGGAAAGGTGCGTATTTAACAGATTTGGATGGAAATCAATACATTGATTATCTCCTATCTTACGGAGCTTTAATGCTTGGTCATGGTCACCCATCTATATCTAAAGCGATTCATAATCAATTAGAAGAAGATGGAACAGCCCTCTTTGGCACACCACATCAACTTGAACTACAAATGGGGAAAAAAATTCAACAATATTATCCAACCATGGAGATGCTTCGGTATACAAATTCAGGGACTGAAGCAACACTTTTGGCCATTCGTATGGCGTACGCTTTTACAGGAAAATATAAAATTGCCAAAATAGAAGGGCACTATCACGGTGGTTACAATAATGTCTTGCTTAGTGTGAACCCACCAGTCGCAGAAGCGGGACCAGAGCATGAGCCAAAGGGTATCTTTGAGTCTAAAGGAATAGAACCTGAACAAGCAGAAAATACAATTGTATTACCATTCAATAATCTTGATGCATGTGCAGAAATATTGAAGAAGAATAAAGATGAAATCGCAGCGGTCATGCTGGAGCCTGTACAATCTGGTTTTATCCCGGCTGAACAATCCTTTATGGAAGGATTACGCAAGATCACAGAAGAATTAGGAATACTCTTGATTTTCGATGAGGTGAAGACCGGTTTCCGTATGGGTATTGGTGGAGCTCAATCGGTGTACGGTATAAAGCCTGACATTACTACTTTAGGTAAAGTCATTGGTGGAGGCTTTCCAGTAGGTATTATTGGTGGTAAGAAAGAAATCATGATGGTTAGCGCTCCAATAGCTGAATCTGATGTATTTGATAGTAGTACAAGTACGAAATCAAGCGCGAAGGATGTACTCTTCCATAGTGGTACGTATAATGGCCACCCTACCATTTTGTCTGCAGGCTTAGCCGTGTTAAACGTTCTAGAGCAAGAAATGGATCAAGTGATGTCGAATACTGAAAAATTAAAAAATGGAATAAGTGAGTTATTTGCTTCTAAAGGTATTGCCATGCAAACACTAGGATTAGGTTCCATTTTTAACATTATCATTACAGAAAAAGATCATGTTCGTAATTACCGTGATCTTCAAGAATCGAACTTTTCTTTACGCAAAAAGATTGATTTTCATCTCCTTAACGAAGGGGTTTATACGAAGCCATTAAATCGATATAGTATGTCTACTGCTCATGGAGATAAAGAAATTAATGATACTCTTGAAGCGTTTGATCGAGTTTTATCCAATAAGATTTAA